One segment of Acidimicrobiia bacterium DNA contains the following:
- the nusB gene encoding transcription antitermination factor NusB, translated as MATRREARERALALCYELEAKGETPDALLAELPAPPDEYTVTLLRGVGDHRAELDQLLGRFSERWAVERMPAVDRALLRIGSYELGWQPDLPVGVVIDEAVELAHQYSTQDSGRFVHALLARIADQVRS; from the coding sequence ATGGCGACGCGACGCGAGGCACGGGAGCGGGCGCTGGCGCTCTGCTACGAGCTCGAGGCCAAGGGCGAGACCCCCGACGCGCTGCTGGCCGAGCTCCCGGCGCCGCCCGACGAGTACACGGTCACCCTGCTGCGCGGCGTCGGCGACCACCGGGCCGAGCTCGACCAGCTCCTGGGCCGGTTCTCGGAGCGGTGGGCGGTCGAGCGCATGCCCGCGGTCGACCGGGCCCTGCTGCGCATCGGGTCCTACGAGCTGGGGTGGCAGCCCGACCTGCCGGTCGGCGTGGTGATCGACGAGGCCGTCGAGCTCGCCCACCAGTACTCGACGCAGGACTCGGGTCGGTTCGTGCACGCGCTGCTCGCCCGCATCGCCGACCAGGTGCGGTCGTGA
- the clpS gene encoding ATP-dependent Clp protease adapter ClpS, giving the protein MSSTAPPAPPAPLEVQEPELDEVVEVDRPWLVIVWNDPVNLMSYVVFVFQKLFGYSRQKSTRLMLQVHHEGKAIVSDGNREKAEADVARLHAHGLWATMEHSS; this is encoded by the coding sequence GTGAGCTCCACCGCGCCGCCGGCGCCGCCGGCGCCGCTCGAGGTCCAGGAGCCCGAGCTCGACGAGGTCGTCGAGGTCGACCGGCCCTGGCTCGTCATCGTGTGGAACGACCCCGTGAACCTCATGTCGTACGTCGTCTTCGTGTTCCAGAAGCTGTTCGGGTACTCGCGCCAGAAATCCACCCGGCTCATGCTCCAGGTCCACCACGAGGGCAAGGCCATCGTGTCCGACGGCAACCGGGAGAAGGCCGAGGCCGACGTCGCCCGCCTCCACGCCCACGGGCTCTGGGCCACGATGGAGCACTCGTCGTGA
- the pyrR gene encoding bifunctional pyr operon transcriptional regulator/uracil phosphoribosyltransferase PyrR, which yields MSAPGAAQPEPEGPATREGGRFVFRARVFSADDLRRAHTRIAHEIVERNHGADDLLLVGLYTRGVAIARRLAAAIEGFEGVSVPVGALDVAFYRDDIGIRPVQPLGPTEVPIDVTGRTVVLVDDVLFTGRTVRAALDALTELGRPRAVQVAVLVDRGHRELPIRADFVGKNLPTKRAEDIRVRLAEVDGDEAGIELWGPADPGPEAGVEKEA from the coding sequence ATGAGCGCGCCCGGCGCCGCCCAACCTGAGCCCGAAGGCCCGGCCACCCGAGAGGGTGGCCGTTTCGTGTTCCGGGCCCGGGTGTTCTCGGCCGACGACCTGCGGCGGGCCCACACCCGGATCGCCCACGAGATCGTCGAGCGCAACCACGGCGCCGACGACCTCCTGCTCGTCGGCCTCTACACGCGGGGCGTCGCCATCGCCCGCCGGCTCGCCGCCGCCATCGAGGGCTTCGAGGGCGTGTCGGTGCCGGTCGGCGCGCTCGACGTGGCCTTCTACCGCGATGACATCGGCATCCGGCCCGTGCAGCCCCTCGGCCCCACCGAGGTGCCGATCGACGTGACCGGCCGCACCGTCGTCCTCGTCGACGACGTCCTCTTCACGGGGCGGACGGTCCGCGCCGCCCTCGACGCGCTCACCGAGCTCGGCCGGCCCCGAGCGGTGCAGGTGGCGGTCCTGGTCGACCGCGGCCACCGCGAGCTGCCGATCCGGGCCGACTTCGTCGGCAAGAACCTGCCGACGAAGCGGGCCGAGGACATCCGGGTGCGGCTGGCCGAGGTCGACGGCGACGAGGCCGGCATCGAGCTGTGGGGCCCCGCCGACCCGGGGCCCGAGGCCGGCGTGGAGAAGGAGGCCTGA
- a CDS encoding aspartate carbamoyltransferase catalytic subunit — protein MMRHLLSVDDLGRDGLEELLDLGESFLEVTRRDIPKVPALRGKTVVSLFYEDSTRTRLSFETAAKRLSADTMAFTVNGSSIAKGESLRDTVQTIEAMGVDAIVVRHRAAGVPHRVATWVDAAVVNAGDGRHEHPTQALLDALTLRRHRGTGLDGARVAIVGDVRHSRVARSTAKALAALGAEVTLVAPPTLLPESLAGWPAETSDDLDDLLPTLDVVYLLRIQHERQDAALLPSLREYTTRYGLTRERASRLKPDTLIMHPGPMNRGVEIEAEVAEGPASVITEQVANGVAVRMAVLYRLLGSGAPVA, from the coding sequence CTGATGCGCCATCTGCTGTCCGTGGACGACCTGGGACGCGACGGGCTCGAGGAGCTCCTCGACCTCGGCGAGTCGTTCCTCGAGGTGACCCGGCGCGACATCCCGAAGGTCCCCGCGCTGCGCGGCAAGACGGTCGTCTCGCTCTTCTACGAGGACTCGACGCGCACCCGCCTCTCGTTCGAGACCGCGGCGAAGCGGCTGTCCGCCGACACGATGGCGTTCACCGTGAACGGGTCGTCGATCGCCAAGGGCGAGAGCCTGCGCGACACGGTGCAGACCATCGAGGCGATGGGCGTCGACGCCATCGTCGTCCGCCACCGCGCCGCCGGCGTGCCCCATCGGGTCGCCACCTGGGTCGACGCCGCGGTCGTGAACGCCGGCGACGGGCGGCACGAGCACCCGACGCAGGCGCTCCTCGACGCGCTGACGCTGCGCCGTCACCGCGGCACCGGCCTCGACGGGGCACGAGTCGCGATCGTCGGTGACGTCCGGCACTCGCGGGTGGCCCGCAGCACGGCCAAGGCCCTCGCCGCCCTCGGCGCCGAGGTGACCCTCGTGGCGCCGCCCACGCTGCTCCCGGAGTCGCTGGCGGGCTGGCCGGCCGAGACCAGCGACGACCTCGACGACCTGCTCCCGACCCTCGACGTCGTGTACCTGCTGCGCATCCAGCACGAGCGGCAAGACGCGGCGCTGCTCCCGTCGCTGCGCGAGTACACGACCCGCTACGGGCTCACCCGCGAGCGCGCGTCGCGCCTGAAGCCCGACACGCTGATCATGCACCCGGGCCCGATGAACCGGGGCGTGGAGATCGAGGCCGAGGTGGCCGAAGGCCCGGCGTCGGTGATCACCGAGCAGGTCGCGAACGGCGTCGCCGTGCGCATGGCGGTGCTGTACCGGCTCCTCGGCTCCGGAGCGCCGGTTGCCTGA
- a CDS encoding DUF2017 family protein: MMRRFSRRRDGSLDVTLEPAELELVRDLPAQLRALYDGASDDPARERLFPRAYLDPTEEQAEQEWQELVHPGLLAGRLDALTRLAATLEGAQPARRDRVVVHLEPDDVNAWLSVLNDARLALGARLGVTDEVDLGEVGPDDPNAAVIAAYTWLTYLEGELVETLLGDVPK, encoded by the coding sequence ATGATGCGTCGGTTCTCGCGCCGCCGCGACGGCAGCCTCGACGTGACGCTCGAGCCCGCCGAGCTCGAGCTGGTGCGCGACCTCCCCGCGCAGCTGCGCGCCCTCTACGACGGGGCGAGCGACGACCCCGCCCGGGAGCGGCTCTTCCCCCGCGCCTACCTCGACCCGACCGAGGAGCAGGCCGAGCAGGAGTGGCAGGAGCTCGTCCACCCCGGCCTCCTGGCGGGCCGGCTCGACGCGCTGACCCGGCTCGCGGCCACGCTCGAGGGCGCCCAGCCCGCCCGGCGCGACCGGGTCGTCGTGCACCTCGAGCCCGACGACGTGAACGCCTGGCTGTCGGTGCTGAACGACGCCCGCCTGGCCCTCGGGGCGCGCCTCGGCGTCACCGACGAGGTCGACCTCGGCGAGGTCGGCCCCGACGACCCGAACGCGGCCGTGATCGCCGCCTACACGTGGCTCACGTACCTCGAGGGGGAGCTGGTCGAGACGCTGCTCGGCGACGTGCCGAAGTAG
- the efp gene encoding elongation factor P — protein sequence MSVSTNDLKNGMALNLPEGLMTVVEFQHVKPGKGGAFVRTKLKNFRTGAVLERTFRADEKVPLAVIDKREMQYLYREGPAYVFMDEGDYEQLHVDGSSLGSAVQYLKEGDHAVLPVYDGQVLGVELPAAVELVVTETEPGVQGDRVSGARKPATLETGLVVQVPLFVGPGEAVKVDTRTGEYLARA from the coding sequence GTGAGCGTCTCCACGAACGACCTGAAGAACGGCATGGCGCTGAACCTGCCCGAGGGCCTCATGACCGTGGTCGAGTTCCAGCACGTGAAGCCGGGCAAGGGCGGCGCCTTCGTGCGCACGAAGCTCAAGAACTTCCGGACCGGCGCCGTCCTCGAGCGGACGTTCCGCGCCGACGAGAAGGTCCCGCTCGCCGTCATCGACAAGCGCGAGATGCAGTACCTGTACCGGGAGGGCCCGGCCTACGTCTTCATGGACGAGGGCGACTACGAGCAGCTCCACGTGGACGGCTCGAGCCTCGGGTCCGCGGTCCAGTACCTGAAGGAAGGCGACCACGCCGTGCTGCCCGTCTACGACGGCCAGGTGCTCGGCGTCGAGCTCCCCGCCGCCGTCGAGCTCGTGGTCACCGAGACCGAGCCCGGCGTCCAGGGCGACCGGGTCTCCGGCGCCCGGAAGCCGGCCACGCTCGAGACCGGGCTCGTCGTGCAGGTGCCGCTGTTCGTCGGCCCCGGCGAGGCGGTGAAGGTGGACACGCGCACCGGGGAGTACCTCGCCCGGGCGTGA
- a CDS encoding SDR family NAD(P)-dependent oxidoreductase — MGYLDGQTIAVTGAGRGIGRAVALGVAAAGANVVVNDFGVSIDGQDPNSEVADAVVAEITAAGGQAVAVADTVTTMAGGARIVQTAVDTYGRIDGVVCVAGILRERMLFNMTEDEWDPVVETHLKGTFTVFRAAAPLMRAQRSGTLIGFTSGAFAGSVAQANYSAAKGGIVSLVRSAALGLHKYGVTANVIAPVAKSRMSGNVPFGLEMGEPEDVAPMVVFLLGADARRVTGQVYTANDGIIAVWNQPAEVRSMRKAGRWTPEEIAARFDEVGQERMPMLDRLEEMARAAAAGDQPNR; from the coding sequence GTGGGGTACCTGGACGGCCAGACGATCGCGGTCACCGGCGCCGGCCGCGGCATCGGGCGCGCCGTCGCGCTCGGCGTCGCCGCCGCCGGCGCCAACGTGGTCGTGAACGACTTCGGGGTGAGCATCGACGGCCAGGACCCGAACAGCGAGGTCGCCGACGCCGTCGTCGCCGAGATCACCGCCGCCGGTGGCCAGGCCGTCGCGGTGGCGGACACGGTGACGACGATGGCGGGCGGGGCCCGGATCGTCCAGACCGCGGTCGACACCTACGGGCGCATCGACGGGGTGGTCTGCGTGGCCGGGATCTTGCGGGAGCGGATGCTCTTCAACATGACCGAGGACGAGTGGGACCCGGTCGTGGAGACGCACCTGAAGGGCACCTTCACCGTGTTCCGAGCCGCGGCGCCGCTGATGCGGGCCCAGCGGTCGGGCACGCTCATCGGCTTCACCTCCGGCGCCTTCGCCGGCAGCGTCGCCCAGGCCAACTACAGCGCGGCGAAGGGCGGGATCGTCTCGCTCGTGCGGAGCGCGGCGCTCGGCCTCCACAAGTACGGGGTGACCGCGAACGTGATCGCGCCGGTCGCCAAGAGCCGCATGTCCGGCAACGTGCCCTTCGGCCTCGAGATGGGCGAGCCGGAGGACGTCGCCCCGATGGTCGTGTTCCTCCTCGGCGCCGACGCCCGGCGCGTCACCGGGCAGGTGTACACGGCCAACGACGGGATCATCGCGGTCTGGAACCAGCCCGCGGAGGTGCGGTCCATGCGGAAGGCGGGCCGCTGGACCCCCGAGGAGATCGCGGCCCGCTTCGACGAGGTCGGCCAGGAGCGCATGCCGATGCTCGACCGGCTCGAGGAGATGGCGAGGGCCGCCGCCGCCGGCGACCAGCCGAACCGGTAG